The DNA window CCGGCTGATGCCTGTATCCGTTTTCGACAGCCAGGATCTGTTTGTCGATGTACGCGACGGCTTTGTTCAAATCGCGTGTGGCGTCGGGTGTTTTGTCACCTGCGCGTACGATGTACTGGAACGCCGCCGAGAGCATGAAGTCGAGCCCCCGCGCGCCGATAAAATCCCAGACCTGCACGTTGCCGCGCTGGTAGTAGGACGGGCTGAACTCAGATGACGTTGTGTTTTCCATGACTCTCCTGTAAGTTGGATCATGCTCCGGTGACACGGTGAATCTTCCGGCCGTAGGCGCCTTAACAAGGCTGACCGCTATGCGAGAGAATGGAAGTACTCGCCCGGAGCATTTATCATTCCTCTTGCCGCTCGAATACCACCGTACCTCGTTTCCGCACACGCGCGACATCCTGTGCGTCGGTTTTTCTGAACGAGCGCAGATAGACGGCGCTTCCGTCCTTTGTGCCACGCGCGACGGCATGGTACCACACTTCCCCTGACCGTGTGAAGATGAGCGTATCTGCGCGTTCACGAATCACGACGTCGGGATCGCCGATGATTACCGGCAAAGCACGGTAGTCGTCCGGCGTCATTTCTGGATGCTTCACCGCCTGTTCGGCCACTGTTTCAGACGAGAGCAGCACGCTGTTCGTTTGAACGCCGATCGCCTTTTGCAACGCTTTGGACATGATCGCGGCGGTTACATTACCACTGCCCTTACCTTCAAGAAGGCGGTTAAACACCACACTGTTTGCCACGTCAGTGACAAATGCAGCGGCCAAACGGCTATCCTTCCCGCGCAGATCCGGCTGCCAGTCGACACTGCCAGGATTGTAACTGAATCCCGGCCCGGTGCTGTACACCTCGTCCCCGATCTTGAGAGTCGCCACCGTGCGCAGCTCGCCAGTGCGCTCACTCACAAGTACTTCGGATTCGCCCAGGGCGCCCTCGCTCGTGGAGACCTCGAGGTTGTCTCGTTTAAGTTCACGCGCGCTGAGGGACGAGACGCGCGATCGGCAATTCCAGTGGTTCGGCGGGTACATCACCGACCAGATCGGATCGTCGTAGCGGTACACACGGCCGTTGATTCCGGCGCAGATCGTGGTGGTGCGTTCGTCGCCCGGGTTGTTGTACTGCCAGTACGGCCGCTGCTCCGCAACTTCTACCATGCGCCGATAGCGGCCTGCATTCAGCGCCGACTGCATGTTCATGCGATAGATTGTGCGCAGCCGATGCGGTGCACCAAGGAGCGGCGGCCGTTTGTCTGCCGGCGTAATCTGAGCGCCGCTCGCGTCAGTGGGGAACGGCACGCCGTGCTCGTCGACGAGTTGCCCCTGATCATTACGCGGCCAGGATCTGCCCCACCATCCGGCAAGTTTTAAAAACGGTTCAAGCGATCGCTGGAATTTATCGAGCGAAATCCCGTCTGACACAGCACGGTCAACCATCTGTCGTATGCCTTCGAGCACGTCGAGGTTCATTGCCTTCGCGACAGTGAATGCGCGAGCCTGAGACTCCTGCCACACGTCACGCCAGTCGTATCCGACGGCATAGCCCTTCGCGCGCAAAAACTCCACCGCCTTTTCCGGTGGAAGACGAAATGCGACCTGTAACAGATCGGCGGCCGGCGGCATCAGTTTACTACCAGGCTCTGCAGCGAGGTCGAGCCATCGCCGCGGTCGATTCTGTACCCGGGGCTTGCCAGGTCGGTGCGATCAGGACAGGCGACGCGCACGCGCGCCGAAACGAGATACAATATGCCTGGCAACGGATCCGGCAGGTTGATGACACGTGCAAGCCGGCGACGTTCAAGACGCACGCCGCCGATCTCGCGCACGTCTGCCACCTCCTCCACAACGCGAGCCACACGGCCGCACGGTTCGAACGTGCGCGAACCCAACACGATGTCATGCGCGGTACAGTTGATGAACACCGATCGCGACGGGTGCGGTGTGTCGTGCGCAGCACCTCGTTTTGCGCGTGTGGCGCGCGCCATGCGGTGCTTTGGCTGTTTCGCCTTCTGCCACTTCGGCCGTTTACGCATCCTGCCTCCCCTGCATCTCCGCGAGGAAGTACATCATTGCGATCGTCTGCTGCAGGCGCTCGGTATCCATGTCGGAATAGACAGAAGCGAGGCCGTCCTCGACCTCACGGTACGACCGGGCACGTTTCACAAAATCGATGACGGGCTGCACCGCTGGTGCGATTTGCTGCTGGAGATCTGCGTCGGCAAACGTGTCCAGCATTGCGTCCACCGCGGCCTGATCCGGGAACGTGCCCGGCTCCGCAAACGTGGCGGGCGTTGCAGGTGTGGCGCCCGCCGGCTTCTCCTCAATCTGCTCGTCGTCGAGGTAATATGCGCTGGTGAAATACGACCGCGTCAAGCGCAGACCAGATTTATCCAGCGCGGTCGAAAGTTTATCGTCGCGCTCGGCCAGGTCCTTGTCCACATCGCGGCGTTCGTACAGCATGAGCGATGGTGACTCCTGCGTGTTCCAGTTCACCTCAGCGATCCATCGCAGTATCGTATTCATCCCCTTCTCAATCTGACGCGCCAGTGCGAATGCTGCGCTGTTGAGGATGCTCTCGCCGGTCTTGCTCGACGCATACCCTCCCCCATTGTCCGAAACATCGGACGTCATCGTCTGATGAATGATCGAGAGCGAGATCTCGTCGTTGAGGAATGAGAGGAACGAGCGGTGCGCCTCGCCGCCGCCCTTGATGTCCACCTCCATTGTCTCGTACGACTGCGTGTCGGTGAGGACGAGTACTGCATCCTGGATCATGCGCTGCCCGGCGCTGAGCGCCTGCGACCGCTCGGTGTCTGTGGCGGATGCCGGCACCTTGATCATCACATGCGGGACGCCGAATTTCTCCACGAATAGTAACCAAAACTTGATACCACCGCGCTTGAATGTGACAGGCCAGAATGCGCCGGACAGGGCGCCGATCCCGTACGGATTGTCGTACGAGGCATCGATGGCTGCAAATAGAAAGTTTTTCGTCGCCGGATCGATGGGTATGCCGTCGCGGTTGTCCTTCGTGAAGTACTTCCACCATGTGTTTGGATCGTACGCGAACCACTCCTGGGGTTTGGCAAGCGCGACCTTGGGCATGATCAGGTTGCCACGCACGGTCTGCTGCCAGGGAATCTCGAACGGCTGATAGCCGTGATTCCAGGCCTCAACGTATCCGTCGATGAACGACTGAAAGTCAAAGTCGCGCAGCCACTCGACGCACTCCCGCTTGTAACGGTTCTTTGAGCGCCCGCGGTCGAGGTCCCATTCCAGCGCCTTTACCGCCGACGACAACTGCTGCGTACAGGCGCGTACCATGGCATCGTAATACAGGGTGCGGTACACATCGATCTTCCGCCCTGCCTTGCGTAGAATTTCGTCGGGATTTGGCAGGTACGCCATGCCCGACGACATGTCGCGCACGGCTGCCATCGTCACGATCTCATCTTCCGACGGGCGCGCCGGCGGGACCTCCACAAAGTGGTGGTCGTCGAGCCACAGCTTGACATTACTCATATAGACCTCATGCTTAGTCGATGTATCCGCTCAGGAGTGATGCCGCATCGGACGGCACGGATCCATGCACCTGCGGTGGCGTAAGCGGGTCGCCGCCATCGGATGCGTGCACCGCCAGAGCCGCAGCCCAAAAGTCGTCACCGTGGCCGGTGAGATCGTCCTCGGCCGCATCAAAGCGCACATTGCCAGCCGCTGTCACGGTCCGCCGTATGGAGTGAAACGATTCGCGGATGCGGTCGATTGGAGGAACCAGAAGACGGCGATCCTCCATGCGGTTGCGCAAGCGCGATGCGAGATCAGCTTTGACAGGGTTGGTGAAGTTCACGGCCTCGACACGTGTGCGGCCGTAATCCGTCACTGCGTCCTCGGCCAGTTCGGTGCCCATGCCACTGGAATCGATACACGCTCTGCGAAGCCGCGGATGTGCAAGCAGAGGCCACAGCATTGCGCGCTGCTGCCGAAACGGGGTGTCATGCATGGCGATTACGAGGCGGGTCACCAGAATGTCGGCCGTACGCTCCACCACGTATATCACAGCCAGATGCCTGCGACGAGCAACGTCGTAGCCCAGGTACAGATCGCCGGTCGCCGGCAGCGCGCGCGCCGCCTCCTCGGTCATCCTGCTCTCGCCGTCATTCCACAACAAGTCGAGGGGCGCCTCGCAGCTCGCATACATATCATAGGGAATAAACGCCGTCGATTCGTCTTGCGGCTGGCAGCAGTATTCCTGCAGCCACACAGATTCATCGCCCACACTTGCGCGCTCACCCGCAATCCACTGTGCGCGTTCCTCCTCCGTCGTAGGCCGCCGCATGATCTTATCGACCAGTCCGTCGGCCACTGCTTGCTGAATATCGACGCTGTGCAGAGACCAGGGCAACTCTCCGCGCCGCGATCGTTCGACGAATCGGTTGAATAGGGAATTGCGCCCGTTATGAGTGGAGAACACGCGGAGGGGGAATCCCCACGTGATGGTCGGGCGGGCAGCAGCCCACATAGCCGGCGCGTCGTCGTGCCAGGCAAACTCGTCCAGTATCACCTTGCCGCCCTTCGACCTAAACCCCTTGGGGTTCGAACTCAGAGCGTGGATCCGAGAACCATTGGTAAACTCGATCGAGAACGCTTTGATGTCGCGGTCATGATCTATTACCACCTGCCCCAGGTCTCGCGCGACAATGTCGAGCGCGCGCGCCCAGTTACCGCAATAGATGATGTACTCTCGGGCTGCCGATTCGTCAGCGCTCGAGAACCATACCGCCGGATACAGCCCCTGCGCCTGATCCCGCACATCCTCCCAGCTCTGCGCATACGTCCATCCGATGCGCCTGCTCTTCTCGGCGATCTTGATGCGCGAGGTGTCGTCCAGCCATTTGCGCTGGTACGGCAGGAACAGTGAGGGTGCGCTCATTGTGCGGGCGGTTTTGGCGATTCAAGTCCCAGTTCCTCCATCGCTTTACGCAGCGCTTCTGGACTCGGCACACCGTTTTGCGCAGGAGTGTCTGCCGGCGGCGCGGAAATCTCCTCGTACTTGCGAGCGCGCTCTGCGCCGGCCCCGTACGAGAGCAGAAACGAAAACAAGTGCCGCGGCGGAACCTCGTTGCGCTGGAGCATGTCCTCGATAATAGCCGCACAGCGTACGGCGATCTGAGCAATACGGTTGGAGATGGCGGCATCCGTCCCGAGGACGCGGGCGCGCTTTTCGTCCCAGCCGCCGGCGGACTTCCAATTGCGCACGGTTTTCTCTGCAACACCGAGCCGGGCTGCGATATCGGCCACGTTCATGAGCTGCTCGACGTAGAGCTGCTCAGCCGCGGGCACGAGTTCAGGCTTAGCCATACAGCTCGCCCTCCAGATCGTCGATCAGTTGGGTGGCGTGGCGCAGCTCGCCCTGGAGCACAGTCAGCCTGGCGAGCGCGACCTCGGCCTCGTCAAGTCTGAGGTCCAATGGTTCGGCGAATGGATCGACGAGCGACTGCATACGCGCGACGAGAGATCGTATCTCGAGAGTGATCCGGTCGCGTTTGCTCTTCTCGATGGTCAGCTTGCCTGTCAGGATGGCGCGGCGTTCGTTCATGATTTGACTCCCAGATCAATGACGAGGCGTTTGGTTTCGTCGACAGATTTCTCGAGCGAGTGGAGTTTGCCGTCCATGCTGGACGAGATAGCGGTCTGGCTGTTGAGGGCGTCGAAAATACGGGTTACCGTCTCGTAGTCCCGCGCCTGCTCGGCCTCCTGCATGCGAAAGGCGCGGTCGCGCTCCTCGCGCATATCCTGCCGCTGCACGTTGCGCTCCTCCGAAAGCGCGGCCATCTGCGACTGTCGCTCCTCTCGGAGCATGGTCATGAGCCGTTCGAGGGTCGCTGTCCACATCCGCTGCTGAAACCACCACATGACAAACACGATCGCGCCGTATCCGCCGTACTCCAGCAGTTTTCCTATCCAGGTGGGAACGCCCTCTACCATTGCCGCCTCATCGTTATGTGATTGGATCACCGGCGGTCCACGCGAGATAACCCGGCGTGAAACCGAATCCGATTGGTGGTACAAACATCGGGTCAACGCCCCTTCAGAGATTAATCAACTGACGATGAAACGCCGCGAGGCTATACGAATAGATTTGCACCATCAAAACGCCCGCAGGCGTCCACCGGCAGCGTAACTGCCGTTTCGGACATGCAGCCCACGCTTAGTACCCTCAAAACCGCGTTTAACTCGTTCACTGCACGTTTAAATACTCCGCACCCGAGTCGTAACACGCCGAAACGCACCACGGGCCTCTAAACGCCAAATCCTGGCAAAATCACTTTTCGGAACATCAGCTATGATCATCCCGTTTTTTACTACAGGCACACACACCGATTCTGCGGGTAATACCCACACGATCACCGGGGAGGAGCTCGACCGTCGGGCGAGACTGTATAACGAGCAGCGCCAACACGAGGCGCCGGTGGTCGTTGGACACCCGCAGACCGATGCGCCAGCGTACGGCTGGATTGAGCGCGTGCGCCGCGACGGCAACACTCTGGTGGCTGAGGTGCGTGACGTGCAGCCGGAATTCGCGGAAGCGCTGGCGCGCAAGCTGTGGAAGAAGGTCAGCGCAGCGTTCTATCCCGACGGCCTGCTTCGACATGTGGGATTCCTCGGCGCGCAGCCGCCCGCAATCAAGGGATTGCCGTCGTTCCAATTCGCAGCGCCCGCAGGCGAAACCACCGAGTTCGAATTCTCGGAGCCGCTTAGCGATCGCGAACGCTGGATGTGGAACTCCGTGCGACGCATCCTGAGCGGTTTGCGCGATCACCTCCTCGTTACGGAAAAGGACGAGCAAAAAGTGAACGCCATCATCGCGCCGTGGGATCTCGAGGCCCTGATCCCGCCCACGGAGACGCCGGCAGTGAATTCCTACAACGAACCACACAAAGGAGCATCCATGCCCCCAACAACGCCCAGCGTTGAGGAGCTGCAGACGCAGCTCGCCGACGCACAGTCGAAACACGAGGCTGCAACCGCGCGCATCCAGCAGCTCGAGGCGCAGTTCGCCGAACAGCGAACCGCGGCCGCGCGTGACCGCATCGCCGCGTTCTTCGCGAGCCCCGAGATTGCTCGACGCGTGACGAGCGAGACGGAACGTGCCACGCTCACAAACGTGCTGTTGTCGCTGCAGAACGCGACCGAGAAAGTCGAGTTCGCCGAGGCCGACGGTACGAAGGTGCAGCTGTCGCAGGCCGACGCGCTGATGCGCACCATCGCGGCGCGCCCGCCCGTTGTCGAGTTCGCTGAACGCGTGACCGCTGGCGCGGCGCCGGAACACCAAACGGAAGTCGACGCCGCGAAAGCTGCCGCGAAGAAGTTCAGCGAGCGCTGACAGCGCTCGCTGATAGCGGCCCGCTTGGCCAACTGCTGACTACAACATCACTCATAGGAGCATGCAATGAGCAAATCGCTCGGACTCACGGAATCGACGCTCGCCGGCAGCAATCTGCTGGGCGGCGATCACCCCACGGTCACCCTGCCCATCACCCTTGTGAGCGGCCAGAATTTGACCGCCGGCACAGTGCTCGGGCGCATCACTGCGACCGGGAAGTTTACCGCCTACGACAACACCGCCGTCGACGGCAGCGGCACCGCCGTATGCATCCTCGGTGAGGACTGCGACGCGTCGGGTGGCGACGAGAAGACGTTCGCCTATTGGCACGGCGAGTTTCTCGAGTCGGCGCTGACCGGCTGGGACGCCAACGCCGCACTCGATCTCGAGAAGGCGATCTGGGCCAAATAGCCCTGCTGACCACGACACCACGCAATCACAGACAGAGAGCACACACCCATGATCTCCCAGTACACCCCGCGGTTCTTGACGACCGCGATCAATGAAATCAAGCCGCCGAAGCGACGGCTCTTGGACCGCCTGTTCCCGGTGCGCCGGGAGTCCATGGCGGAATACGCCGATATCGAGATCGTCACAGGGCGCCGTAACCTGGCGCGATTCGTGGCACGCGGCCGCGAAGCGGCGGTGCGCGAGAAGGGCGGCCGGAAAATCGTGACGTTCCGCATCCCGTCGATTCGCGAGAAGATGCCGTTTCGCGCCGCCGACGTGTTCAAGGCAGTGGCGCGCGGCGCTTCGCCGTTCGTGTCCTCCACCGCGGAGCTGAAGGCATCGTTGGACAAGGAGGTTCTGTTCCAGCTCCAGGAGTTCCGTTTCTCGTTCGACCGCACCAAGGAGTGGCTTGCGGCTCAGGCCGCAAAGGGTTCGTTCACGATCACGCTTGACGACGGCGATCTCACGGTCGATTACGGCGTGCCCGCAGCGAACAAGCCTGTGCTCGCCGGCGCGGCAAAGTGGAACTCGGGATCCGCGGACCTCGACATCCTTCAGCAGATCCGCTCCTGGAAACGCCTCATCAGCCAGGGCTCGGGCTACACCGCAACCGATGTCACGCTCGGCAGCAACGCGGCCGACGCATTCCTCGCCGACGAGCGCGTGCGCAAGCTGCTCGACGCGAACAACCTGCGCGTCGGCACGCTGGATCTCACCGGCGATGCCGAGTACATCGGCACCTTCGCAGGGCTGCGCTTCTGGACGCACGAGGAACAGTACACCGACGCCAGCGGCAACGCCCAGGACTACGTCCCTGCAAACGTCGCTATCGTCAGCTCGAACGCCCCGAACGCGTTCTGGCACGGCCCGGTCGACGACCTCGAGGCGAATTTCGGCACGTTCGAATTCTTCTCGAAGCAGTTCGAGCTGAAGGACCCGTCGACGGTCATGCTGCTCGTCGCCACCGCGCCGCTGCCCGTCATCCACCACAGCAGTTCGCTCGTCTACGCAACGGTGCTCTGACCTGTGACGACCGTGCGCATTACCGGCAACGTTGTAGGCTTCACCGCAGACGCTGAAGGCCTCGCTCTCATTGACGAGAGCGAGGCGCAGCGTTTGGTGGAGCTGGGCGTTGCCGTGATTGTTGACGCGCCTGAGCGCCGCGCTCCAAAGGCAGCGCCTGCGAAGAATTCCAAACGCAAAAGGCGGAGCTGAGGGAAATGGCCTACGCATCGCGCACCCGCATTATCGAGACACTTATCCCTGCCGGGGATATGTCGCTGCTCCTGGACGACGAGGTGGCTGACAACAACACCGTGACCTCTGCTCGGTTCGACGCGATCTGCCAGGCGGTAGACAACGAGCTCAACGCCATGCTGCGCGGCCTGTACGCAGTGCCGTTTTCAGAGGTGCCGGATCTGCTGGGGCGTATCGCTGACGCCAAGGTCGCTTATATGATGTACGGCCGTCGCCCTACACCAAAACCCGACAACATCACGGACGCCAACGCTTGGGCCGAAAAGCGGCTGGCTGACGTGCTCGCCCGCCGCGTACAGCTCACCGAAACGGCGTCGTCGCCCGTGCGTACACCGCCCCCCGTCGCATCCAAAAAGGATACGGACAGGATTTTCACCCAGGACATGTTGGACTCGATGCCGTGAGTGCGTACGTATCCGCATTGGTTGATGCAATCGTGGCGCGCGTCCAGGAATCACTTGGCAGCGCGGCCTCGGTGGTCGCATTCCCCGACGCGCCGGAATCGTATCCAGTAGTGCACCCTCAATGCTCGGTCCTGGTGCAGTACCAGGGCTCGTCGTATGTGCAAGCTGGGCCATTGACACATAAGCGCACTGCGCAGTTCGATCTGCACATCCTTACGCCTGCGTTGCATGGATCTGCAGGCGCGGGTAAGTATATCGCCGAGGTTCTCGCATCTGTGTGCGGGTGGTCCCCGTCGAAGGGCTGTGGACGATTTGTGCCTGTTGCCGACGGGTATCTCACGCGTCTGTCTTCAGGGCTCTGGCAACACTACGTACGCGTGCGCACGCTCGTCCCCTATTATGGCCAATCCACAAAATCTGAGGTATAAAGTGAAATCTTTCATTCT is part of the Ignavibacteriota bacterium genome and encodes:
- a CDS encoding head decoration protein — translated: MSKSLGLTESTLAGSNLLGGDHPTVTLPITLVSGQNLTAGTVLGRITATGKFTAYDNTAVDGSGTAVCILGEDCDASGGDEKTFAYWHGEFLESALTGWDANAALDLEKAIWAK
- a CDS encoding DUF3310 domain-containing protein; amino-acid sequence: MENTTSSEFSPSYYQRGNVQVWDFIGARGLDFMLSAAFQYIVRAGDKTPDATRDLNKAVAYIDKQILAVENGYRHQPALQMDAFDCHITLNEFVSLFGLSAQRAVALAQILAAAMEQNLPARLLHLRAARDAVVQEIMEVA
- a CDS encoding DUF935 family protein; protein product: MSNVKLWLDDHHFVEVPPARPSEDEIVTMAAVRDMSSGMAYLPNPDEILRKAGRKIDVYRTLYYDAMVRACTQQLSSAVKALEWDLDRGRSKNRYKRECVEWLRDFDFQSFIDGYVEAWNHGYQPFEIPWQQTVRGNLIMPKVALAKPQEWFAYDPNTWWKYFTKDNRDGIPIDPATKNFLFAAIDASYDNPYGIGALSGAFWPVTFKRGGIKFWLLFVEKFGVPHVMIKVPASATDTERSQALSAGQRMIQDAVLVLTDTQSYETMEVDIKGGGEAHRSFLSFLNDEISLSIIHQTMTSDVSDNGGGYASSKTGESILNSAAFALARQIEKGMNTILRWIAEVNWNTQESPSLMLYERRDVDKDLAERDDKLSTALDKSGLRLTRSYFTSAYYLDDEQIEEKPAGATPATPATFAEPGTFPDQAAVDAMLDTFADADLQQQIAPAVQPVIDFVKRARSYREVEDGLASVYSDMDTERLQQTIAMMYFLAEMQGRQDA
- a CDS encoding minor capsid protein, with translation MPPAADLLQVAFRLPPEKAVEFLRAKGYAVGYDWRDVWQESQARAFTVAKAMNLDVLEGIRQMVDRAVSDGISLDKFQRSLEPFLKLAGWWGRSWPRNDQGQLVDEHGVPFPTDASGAQITPADKRPPLLGAPHRLRTIYRMNMQSALNAGRYRRMVEVAEQRPYWQYNNPGDERTTTICAGINGRVYRYDDPIWSVMYPPNHWNCRSRVSSLSARELKRDNLEVSTSEGALGESEVLVSERTGELRTVATLKIGDEVYSTGPGFSYNPGSVDWQPDLRGKDSRLAAAFVTDVANSVVFNRLLEGKGSGNVTAAIMSKALQKAIGVQTNSVLLSSETVAEQAVKHPEMTPDDYRALPVIIGDPDVVIRERADTLIFTRSGEVWYHAVARGTKDGSAVYLRSFRKTDAQDVARVRKRGTVVFERQEE
- a CDS encoding major capsid protein, translating into MISQYTPRFLTTAINEIKPPKRRLLDRLFPVRRESMAEYADIEIVTGRRNLARFVARGREAAVREKGGRKIVTFRIPSIREKMPFRAADVFKAVARGASPFVSSTAELKASLDKEVLFQLQEFRFSFDRTKEWLAAQAAKGSFTITLDDGDLTVDYGVPAANKPVLAGAAKWNSGSADLDILQQIRSWKRLISQGSGYTATDVTLGSNAADAFLADERVRKLLDANNLRVGTLDLTGDAEYIGTFAGLRFWTHEEQYTDASGNAQDYVPANVAIVSSNAPNAFWHGPVDDLEANFGTFEFFSKQFELKDPSTVMLLVATAPLPVIHHSSSLVYATVL
- a CDS encoding DUF1320 family protein, which produces MAYASRTRIIETLIPAGDMSLLLDDEVADNNTVTSARFDAICQAVDNELNAMLRGLYAVPFSEVPDLLGRIADAKVAYMMYGRRPTPKPDNITDANAWAEKRLADVLARRVQLTETASSPVRTPPPVASKKDTDRIFTQDMLDSMP